The following are encoded together in the Oncorhynchus gorbuscha isolate QuinsamMale2020 ecotype Even-year linkage group LG03, OgorEven_v1.0, whole genome shotgun sequence genome:
- the LOC124022233 gene encoding ubiA prenyltransferase domain-containing protein 1-like, which yields MIVAGTTVDLGSGMAVGQKTSRAETFVLAGSNGHETRHSGLNDIVRNHTSDQQRSGMARVSSDMRNKCAAYVLALRPWSFSASLTPVALGSALAYKLEGSVDLVILMVCAIAVLVVHGAGNLVNTYYDFSKGIDHKKSDDRTLVDEILAPQDVVMFGALLYSLGCLCATLLYFLSTLRMEHLALIYFGGLSSSFLYTGGIGLKYVALGDVVILITFGPLAVMFAHAVQVGYLSVLPLVYAVPLALNTEAILHSNNTRDMDSDKQAGIVTLAILIGPTLSYILFNLLLFFPYVLFCILATHYTISMALPLLTLPMAFPLERQFRSQCYSKIPQKTAKLNLLMGLFYVFGIILAPQGSLPLL from the exons ATGATTGTTGCTGGCACTACTGTGGACCTTGGCAGCGGAATGGCTGTGGGGCAGAAAACAAGCCGCGCGGAGACATTTGTTTTGGCTGGATCGAATGGACATGAGACAAGGCATTCTGGTTTGAATGACATTGTGCGGAACCACACCTCTGACCAGCAAAGGTCAGGGATGGCCAGAGTTTCGTCTGACATGAGGAACAAGTGTGCTGCTTATGTGCTGGCCCTGCGGCCGTGGAGTTTCAGCGCCTCTCTCACACCGGTGGCGCTGGGCAGTGCCCTGGCCTACAAGCTGGAGGGCTCTGTGGACTTGGTCATCCTCATGGTGTGTGCCATAGCTGTGCTGGTGGTGCATGGGGCAGGGAACCTGGTTAACACCTACTATGACTTCTCCAAAGGGATCGATCACAAGAAGAGTGATGATAGGACTCTTGTGGATGAGATCCTGGCACCGCAGGACGTTGTCATGTTTGGAGCGCTGCTCTACTCTCTGGGCTGCTTGTGTGCCACACTGCTCTACTTTCTCTCCACATTGAGGATGGAACATCTGGCCCTTATTTATTTTGGAGGGCTCTCAAGTTCTTTCCTGTACACGGGAG GCATTGGTCTTAAGTATGTGGCTCTGGGGGATGTGGTGATCCTGATCACATTCGGCCCCCTGGCAGTCATGTTTGCCCACGCCGTGCAGGTGGGCTACCTGTCAGTCCTGCCCTTGGTCTACGCCGTCCCCCTGGCCCTCAACACAGAGGCCATTctacacagcaacaacaccagaGACATGGACTCTGACAAACAGGCAGGCATCGTCACTCTGGCCATCCTCATCGGGCCCACGCTGTCCTACATCCTCTTCAACCTCCTGCTGTTTTTCCCTTACGTGCTCTTCTGCATCCTGGCCACCCACTACACCATCAGCATGGCCCTGCCCCTGCTCACGCTGCCCATGGCCTTCCCCCTGGAGAGGCAGTTCCGCAGCCAGTGCTATTCCAAGATCCCCCAAAAGACAGCGAAGCTCAACCTCCTGATGGGACTTTTCTATGTCTTTGGGATCATTCTGGCACCTCAAGGCAGCTTACCGCTACTGTGA